One window of Pseudomonadota bacterium genomic DNA carries:
- a CDS encoding FprA family A-type flavoprotein has product METRKITDRVRWLGAIDWNRRMFDSLIPLPDGTSYNAFLVTGSEKVALMDTVDAAAADTLRAQLAQVPRIDYVVSHHAEQDHSGAIPMVLERYPEARVVCTPKAAPMLADLLRVPVDRFLLAEDGQRLSLGDRTLRFIHTPWTHWPETMVTYLEEERILFSCDLFGAHIATSDLYAVDEGRVLEAAKRYFAEIMMPFRKLIAKHLDTLAGYDIALIAPSHGPLHARPSLILDAYREWVSGAPKNLAVIPYVSMHGSTRRLVERLAEALIERGVGVEVFDLAVTDIGLLARALVDASTVVIGTPTVLGGPHPSAAYAALLANALRPKAKYVSVIGSYGWGGKAVEQLAAMVSGLDVEVLTPVMSKGVPNQVEYEAIDRLAGEISARHAA; this is encoded by the coding sequence ATGGAAACCAGGAAGATCACGGATCGCGTGCGGTGGCTCGGCGCGATCGACTGGAACCGGCGCATGTTCGACTCGCTGATCCCGCTGCCGGACGGCACGAGCTACAACGCGTTCCTCGTCACCGGCAGCGAGAAGGTGGCGCTCATGGACACCGTCGACGCCGCAGCGGCTGACACGTTGCGCGCGCAGCTCGCGCAGGTGCCGCGGATCGACTACGTCGTCTCGCACCATGCGGAGCAGGACCACTCGGGCGCGATCCCGATGGTGCTCGAGCGTTACCCGGAGGCCCGCGTCGTGTGCACGCCCAAGGCGGCGCCGATGCTCGCGGATCTGTTGCGCGTTCCGGTCGATCGGTTCCTTCTCGCGGAAGACGGGCAGCGGCTCTCGCTCGGCGACCGAACCCTGCGGTTCATCCACACGCCGTGGACCCACTGGCCCGAGACGATGGTCACCTACCTGGAAGAGGAGCGGATCCTATTCAGCTGCGACCTGTTCGGCGCGCACATCGCCACGAGCGATCTGTACGCGGTCGACGAGGGGCGCGTACTCGAGGCGGCCAAGCGCTACTTCGCCGAGATCATGATGCCGTTTCGCAAGCTGATCGCGAAGCACCTCGATACGCTCGCCGGCTACGACATCGCGTTGATCGCCCCGAGCCACGGCCCGCTTCACGCCAGGCCGTCGCTGATCCTCGATGCGTACCGCGAGTGGGTGTCGGGCGCGCCGAAGAACCTGGCGGTCATCCCCTACGTCTCGATGCACGGGAGCACCCGGCGCCTCGTTGAGCGCCTGGCCGAGGCGCTTATAGAGCGCGGCGTCGGCGTCGAGGTGTTCGACCTCGCGGTGACCGACATCGGACTGCTCGCGCGCGCTCTCGTCGACGCGTCGACGGTGGTCATCGGCACGCCGACCGTGCTCGGCGGCCCACACCCGAGCGCCGCGTACGCCGCGCTGCTCGCCAACGCGCTGCGACCCAAGGCGAAGTACGTCTCGGTGATCGGCTCCTACGGGTGGGGCGGCAAGGCGGTCGAGCAGCTCGCGGCGATGGTGTCCGGACTCGACGTCGAGGTGCTCACGCCGGTGATGTCCAAGGGCGTCCCGAACCAGGTCGAGTACGAGGCGATCGACCGCCTGGCGGGCGAGATTTCAGCGCGGCACGCCGCGTAG
- a CDS encoding PRC-barrel domain-containing protein, protein MKNFRSARALTGFTVRASDGEIGKVSELYFDDAAWEIRYVVVDTARWLPGRKVLLPTSAVTEVLADRRELRVALSREQVKGSPRPDTDMPIAVQRRAERKARHNWAVDLAGEALASVPEAFLAPGFEPVNSAGKPFDPHLRTTKVVTGLVLRADDFVVGRISDFIVDEETWSIRYVVVSIGDGRQVLLLPQFVREIRIEESAVVTDLPVGAIASCPALDPATMLTHRYEEEVDEHYKGYRDGARRTEAERS, encoded by the coding sequence ATGAAAAACTTCAGGAGCGCGAGGGCGCTGACCGGGTTCACGGTCCGCGCGAGCGACGGGGAGATCGGCAAGGTGAGCGAGCTGTACTTCGACGATGCGGCGTGGGAGATCCGGTACGTCGTCGTCGACACTGCGCGGTGGCTTCCCGGGAGGAAAGTGCTGCTGCCGACCTCCGCGGTGACCGAGGTGCTGGCGGATCGGCGCGAGCTCCGCGTTGCGCTCTCCCGGGAGCAGGTGAAGGGGAGCCCGCGGCCGGACACCGACATGCCGATCGCGGTGCAACGACGCGCGGAGCGCAAGGCCCGGCACAACTGGGCGGTCGACCTGGCCGGCGAGGCGCTCGCCTCAGTACCGGAGGCGTTCCTCGCGCCGGGTTTCGAGCCGGTCAACTCCGCCGGCAAGCCGTTCGATCCGCACCTGCGCACGACCAAGGTCGTAACCGGGCTCGTTCTGCGTGCGGACGATTTCGTCGTCGGCCGCATCTCGGACTTCATCGTCGACGAGGAGACTTGGTCGATTCGCTACGTGGTCGTTTCCATCGGGGACGGTCGCCAGGTCCTGCTCCTCCCGCAGTTCGTGCGCGAGATACGGATCGAGGAGTCGGCCGTCGTGACCGATCTCCCGGTGGGCGCCATCGCCAGTTGCCCGGCGCTCGACCCGGCGACGATGCTCACCCACCGGTACGAGGAGGAGGTCGACGAGCACTACAAGGGCTACCGCGATGGCGCGCGGCGTACCGAGGCCGAAAGGAGCTGA